The Streptomyces sp. NBC_01689 genome includes a window with the following:
- the rph gene encoding rifamycin-inactivating phosphotransferase — protein MTERYVCDLSEADGTQVAVVGGKGAQLGVLSRMDGVRVPDGFCVTTDAFRRIMAEAPAVEEQLDRLSRVDPDDREGVRTAAERIRRTIEGITVPGDLAAEITRALARLGDRAAFAVRSSATAEDLPTASFAGQQDTYLNVVGTAAVLRHVSRCWASLFTERAVTYRRRQGIDHRTVRMAVVVQRMVLPRASGVLFTADPVTGDRTVATVDAGFGLGEALVSGLVNPDVLEVRHGEVVARTVAAKKRAVHALPDGGTREVAIDARQQEQPALTDEQAVRLVRLGRRIEAHFGRPQDIEWCLADDDFQIVQSRPITTLFPVPEAADEENHVYVSVGHQQMMTDPMKPLGLSMWRLTAMVPMHEAGGRLFVDVTRRLAAPASRTALLDVMGKGDPLVRDALETVLEREDFVPPPDTGPGGPPAAGASARDTSARGASVPVETDPAIVSELIERSRTSVAALARDIRTKSGPALFDFLREAFEEHKRVLGDPLSIQAIMAGMEATWWLNDRLMEWLGEKNAADTLTLSAPDNVTSEMGLALLDVADVIRPKAEVVAFLRDVGDEDFLDGLVKLPGGAEARDAIEAYLDRYGMRCAGEIDITRPRWRERPGTIVPALLDNVRNFAPGAAGRRFEEGLRKARRKEQDVLSRLRALPDGDRKADETRRMIARVRAFIGYREYPKYGIVCRYFIYKQALLREAEQLVRAGVIPETEDVFHLTFQEFHDVVRSRQVDTRLIQERKDAFRSYAALTPPRVLTSDGVALSGSYRRDDVPAGALTGLPVSAGTVEGRARVVLDMAEADLAAGDILVTTFTDPSWSPLFVGIAGLVTEVGGLMTHGAVIAREYGLPAVVGVDRATRLIRDGQRIRIHGTDGYVEILP, from the coding sequence ATGACCGAGCGGTACGTATGCGACCTTTCCGAGGCCGACGGGACACAGGTCGCGGTCGTGGGCGGCAAGGGCGCGCAGCTGGGCGTGCTGTCGCGGATGGACGGCGTCCGGGTCCCGGACGGCTTCTGTGTGACGACGGACGCCTTCCGGCGGATCATGGCGGAGGCGCCCGCCGTCGAAGAACAGCTCGACCGGCTGTCACGCGTGGACCCGGACGACCGGGAGGGGGTCCGGACGGCCGCCGAGCGGATCCGGCGCACCATCGAGGGGATCACGGTCCCGGGCGACCTCGCGGCGGAGATCACTCGCGCGCTCGCGCGCCTGGGCGACCGGGCCGCCTTCGCCGTCCGGTCCAGTGCGACGGCGGAGGACCTGCCGACGGCCTCCTTCGCCGGCCAGCAGGACACGTACCTGAACGTCGTGGGTACCGCGGCGGTCCTCCGGCACGTCAGCCGGTGCTGGGCCTCGCTGTTCACCGAGCGGGCCGTGACCTACCGACGCCGCCAGGGCATCGATCACCGTACGGTCCGCATGGCGGTGGTCGTGCAGCGGATGGTCCTCCCGCGGGCGTCCGGCGTGCTGTTCACGGCCGACCCCGTCACGGGCGACCGGACGGTCGCCACGGTGGACGCCGGCTTCGGCCTCGGCGAGGCCCTGGTCTCCGGCCTGGTGAACCCGGACGTCCTCGAGGTCCGGCACGGCGAAGTCGTCGCCCGGACCGTCGCCGCCAAGAAGCGTGCCGTTCACGCCCTGCCGGACGGCGGTACGCGGGAAGTGGCGATCGACGCGCGGCAGCAGGAACAGCCGGCGCTGACGGACGAGCAGGCCGTACGGCTGGTACGGCTCGGCCGGCGCATCGAAGCGCACTTCGGCCGCCCGCAGGACATCGAGTGGTGCCTGGCCGACGACGACTTCCAGATCGTCCAGAGCCGTCCGATCACCACCCTGTTCCCCGTCCCCGAGGCGGCCGACGAGGAGAACCACGTCTATGTCTCGGTCGGTCATCAGCAGATGATGACCGACCCCATGAAGCCCCTGGGGCTCTCCATGTGGCGGCTGACGGCCATGGTGCCGATGCACGAGGCCGGCGGGAGGCTGTTCGTCGACGTCACCCGGCGTCTGGCCGCGCCCGCGAGCCGCACCGCCCTGCTGGACGTCATGGGCAAGGGCGATCCTCTGGTCAGGGACGCCCTGGAGACCGTCCTCGAACGCGAGGACTTCGTCCCGCCGCCGGACACGGGTCCCGGCGGGCCGCCCGCAGCCGGAGCGTCCGCCCGGGACACCTCCGCGCGCGGTGCGTCGGTCCCCGTCGAGACCGATCCGGCGATCGTCTCCGAGCTGATCGAGCGCAGCCGGACGTCCGTCGCCGCCCTGGCACGCGACATCCGGACGAAGAGCGGACCGGCGCTGTTCGACTTCCTGCGGGAGGCGTTCGAGGAGCACAAGCGGGTCCTCGGCGACCCCCTGAGCATCCAGGCGATCATGGCGGGGATGGAGGCCACCTGGTGGCTCAACGACAGACTGATGGAGTGGCTGGGCGAGAAGAACGCGGCTGACACGCTGACCCTCTCCGCTCCCGACAACGTCACCTCGGAGATGGGCCTGGCGCTCCTCGACGTCGCGGACGTGATCCGCCCGAAGGCGGAGGTCGTCGCGTTCCTGCGGGACGTCGGGGACGAGGACTTCCTGGACGGGCTGGTGAAGCTCCCGGGCGGGGCCGAAGCACGCGACGCCATCGAGGCGTACCTCGACCGGTACGGCATGCGCTGCGCCGGTGAGATCGACATCACCAGGCCACGCTGGCGCGAGCGCCCCGGCACGATCGTGCCCGCGCTCCTCGACAACGTCAGGAACTTCGCGCCGGGCGCGGCCGGGCGCCGCTTCGAGGAAGGGCTGCGCAAGGCGCGCCGGAAGGAACAGGACGTCCTGTCCCGTCTGCGGGCGCTCCCGGACGGGGACCGGAAGGCCGACGAGACCCGCCGGATGATCGCCCGGGTCCGTGCCTTCATCGGCTACCGCGAGTACCCGAAGTACGGCATCGTCTGCCGCTACTTCATCTACAAGCAGGCCCTGTTGAGGGAGGCCGAACAGCTCGTGCGGGCCGGTGTGATCCCCGAGACGGAGGACGTCTTCCACCTCACGTTCCAGGAGTTCCACGACGTCGTGCGCTCCCGGCAGGTGGACACGCGGCTCATCCAGGAGCGCAAGGACGCGTTCCGGTCGTACGCGGCGCTCACCCCGCCCCGGGTCCTCACCTCGGACGGCGTGGCGCTCTCGGGTTCGTACCGGCGCGACGACGTCCCGGCCGGTGCCCTGACCGGCCTCCCGGTCTCCGCGGGGACCGTCGAGGGCAGGGCCCGCGTCGTCCTCGACATGGCGGAGGCGGACCTCGCGGCGGGCGACATCCTGGTCACGACCTTCACGGACCCCAGCTGGTCACCGCTCTTCGTCGGCATCGCGGGGCTGGTGACCGAGGTGGGCGGCCTGATGACCCACGGCGCGGTGATCGCCCGGGAGTACGGCCTGCCCGCGGTCGTCGGCGTGGACCGGGCCACCCGGCTGATCCGGGACGGGCAGCGGATCCGGATCCACGGAACCGACGGGTACGTCGAGATCCTCCCCTGA